In Sphingobacterium sp. lm-10, the DNA window ACACAAGATGTATTAGCTGCCGCTGGGACGAAGTTTAATTTTCTTCCCTACAAACCTGGCTTGGTTGGTGGGCACTGTATCTCGGTAGATCCCTATTATTTAGCACATAAAGCGGTTCAGTTGGGCTATCATCCAAATGTTATTCTCTCTGGTAGACGGGTTAATGACTCTGTCGCAGAATTCATTGCCTCCAAAGTGGTAAAGCTAATGATCAGAAAGGATATCGCTGTTAAGGGTGCGAATGCTTTAATACTCGGTGTCACTTTTAAAGAAAATTGTCCAGATATCCGCAATACCAAGGTGAAGGATCTTCATGCCGCGTTAGAGGACTATGGGGTGAAAGCAGATATTGTAGATCCTTGGGCGAGTGTTGCAGAGGTGCAGCATGAGTATGGGTTGAGGTTGAAATCAATAGATGAGGCACTACAGTTTGGAGGTTATGACGCCATTATATTGGCGGTTGCACATCAAGAGTTTTTGAGGTTGGATTTGACTGGATTTTGTAAAGAGCGCGTCGTTGTTTTTGATATTAAGGGCGTTATCGCTCGCGAAGTCGTCGACGCGAGGCTATAATTGGGGTTTCTAGATAGCCGGTGGCATATTTTTTGATGTAAAGGCGCAGTGCGAATGTGACTATTCATCCACTTTCTTAACATTCATATGAAAGGCTCACTAAAAAATTAATAGTTTAACTAAGCGAAATTATACGTACAATACACTATGGAAAAAAATAAGAATAAAGATTACAATCCTGGGCCACGAGTCGGCATTACCTTTTCTACTTTCGACTTATTGCACGCTGGGCATATCATGATGTTGGCTGAAGCTAAAAGGCAGTGCGACTATTTGATCTGCGGTTTGCAGATGGATCCAACACTGGATCGCCCCGAAAAGAATGCGCCTACACAAACAGTCGTAGAACGGTACATACAATTAAGAGGATGTGAGTATGTAGATGAAATAGTGCCTTATTCGACTGAGCAGGATTTGGAAGATATCTTGAAATCATTTAAGCTGGATGTGCGTATTGTGGGAGATGAATATGCAGAGAAAAATTTCACCGGTCGTGAATATTGTGAACAAAAAGGCATCGAGCTGTATTTCAATAGCCGCGATCACCGATTCTCTAGTTCTGGATTAAGAAGAATTGTTGCTGAAAGAGAAGCAGCTAAAAATAATAAATAAACCTTGCTATCATAATTTTATCTAACAATCGATATGAATAAAACAATATTGATTACCGGCGGAGCCGGATTTATCGGTTCCCACGTGGTAAGAGAGTTTGTCAATAAATACCTCGACTATCATATCGTAAACTTAGATGCACTGACGTATGCAGGTAATTTGGAGAACCTGAAAGATATTCAGGGCAAACCCAACTACACCTTTGTTAAAGCGGACATTACGGATGCTAATCATATTCTTGAGGTATTTAAAGAATATCAACCAGATGGTATTATTCATTTGGCGGCTGAGTCGCATGTTGATCGTTCGATCGCAGATCCGTCGGCTTTCGTCATGACAAACGTCATTGGTACCGTCAACCTATTGAATGCCGCACGTGAGGTTTGGAAAGATAATTTTGAAGGAAAACGTTTTCATCATGTGTCTACTGATGAGGTTTTTGGCGCTTTGGGTAGTACGGGATTATTTACAGAAGACACTAAATATGATCCGCACTCCCCATATTCAGCTTCTAAAGCGGCTTCAGATCATTTCGTTCGTGCCTATCATGATACCTACGGTTTGCCAATTATATTGACGAACTGCTCTAATAACTACGGGCCCAATCATTTTCCAGAGAAATTGATTCCGTTATGTATTCACAATATTCTAAATAATAAGCCGTTACCTATCTATGGTGATGGTAAGTACACACGTGATTGGTTATTCGTGATCGACCATGCTAAGGCTATCGACTTGGTGTATCACAAAGGCAAAAATGGTGATTCCTACAATGTAGGTGGCTTCAACGAATGGCAGAACATTGATTTGGTCAAGGAACTTTGTGCGCAAATGGATGAAAAGCTTCGCAGAACAAAAGGCACATCAGAAAACCTAATTATGTATGTAAAAGATAGGCCAGGCCATGATTTGCGTTACGCCATAGATGCATCTAAAATAAATAAGGAGTTAGGCTATGTGCCATCCGTTACTTTTCAACAAGGACTTTCTTTAACAATCGATTGGTTCTTAAACAATGAAGAGTGGTTACGTAATGTAACTTCTGGTGACTACCAAAAGTATTATAAGGATCAATATTCCTAAGTGGAACTACATTATAGGGAGGTCATCGAGTCAAGGTAAATTGTAACGATCGACAAACAAATTTGGACATGAGGCACGCTATTTTAATAACCGCTTACAAAGACGTAGAATCGATAGTGGATCTCATTGAAACTATGGGTAGTTGTTTTAATTATTACATTCATTTTGACAGAAAAAGTCGGATAAACTTTGAGAAATTAGCTGACCTACCTAACGTATTCATTACTGCTGAATTAGAAGTAAACTGGGGTGGTGTAAACCACTTTTATGTAATTTTGGGTTTAATCGAGGAGGCCTTAAAAAATGAGGATAACGATTTTTTCCACCTAATTACTGGAGAAGACTTCCCCATTAAGACGACACAATATATTTTGAAGTTAGATAGATCAAAATCTTTTATTAAATCCACCTCTTTTCCATTTTATAACTGGGATTCTAGCGGGGGGCATGATAGATATCGAAGGTATCATTTTTATGACTTCTTTAATGCAAAAACTAAATTTGGAGCTCGACTGATCTACGCTTTAACGCTTCTTCAAAAAATATTTCACATAAAACGCAAGGATTTTTCAGTTAAAAAAAAGTTTGGCGGTTCAACCTACTGGAGTCTTAATCGAGAGGTGTTAGGTTATTTATTAAATCAATTGGATAGCGATAGACTTAAAAAGCTACGATATACTTTTTGTTCGGAAGAATTCGTGTTTCAGACTCTTCTGGAAGACTCTCCTTATCAACACACTATTGTGAATGACAATCTAAGGTTTATTGACTGGAGTTCTAAAAGGGGCGGAGATCCGGCGTTCTTAGATGAAACAGATTTTGAGAAACTAAGGTTGTCTAACGCAATTTTTGCGAGAAAAATACGCAAAATACCAACTAGTCCATTATTGGGATTGTTGAAG includes these proteins:
- a CDS encoding adenylyltransferase/cytidyltransferase family protein; amino-acid sequence: MEKNKNKDYNPGPRVGITFSTFDLLHAGHIMMLAEAKRQCDYLICGLQMDPTLDRPEKNAPTQTVVERYIQLRGCEYVDEIVPYSTEQDLEDILKSFKLDVRIVGDEYAEKNFTGREYCEQKGIELYFNSRDHRFSSSGLRRIVAEREAAKNNK
- the rfbB gene encoding dTDP-glucose 4,6-dehydratase; this encodes MNKTILITGGAGFIGSHVVREFVNKYLDYHIVNLDALTYAGNLENLKDIQGKPNYTFVKADITDANHILEVFKEYQPDGIIHLAAESHVDRSIADPSAFVMTNVIGTVNLLNAAREVWKDNFEGKRFHHVSTDEVFGALGSTGLFTEDTKYDPHSPYSASKAASDHFVRAYHDTYGLPIILTNCSNNYGPNHFPEKLIPLCIHNILNNKPLPIYGDGKYTRDWLFVIDHAKAIDLVYHKGKNGDSYNVGGFNEWQNIDLVKELCAQMDEKLRRTKGTSENLIMYVKDRPGHDLRYAIDASKINKELGYVPSVTFQQGLSLTIDWFLNNEEWLRNVTSGDYQKYYKDQYS
- a CDS encoding beta-1,6-N-acetylglucosaminyltransferase: MRHAILITAYKDVESIVDLIETMGSCFNYYIHFDRKSRINFEKLADLPNVFITAELEVNWGGVNHFYVILGLIEEALKNEDNDFFHLITGEDFPIKTTQYILKLDRSKSFIKSTSFPFYNWDSSGGHDRYRRYHFYDFFNAKTKFGARLIYALTLLQKIFHIKRKDFSVKKKFGGSTYWSLNREVLGYLLNQLDSDRLKKLRYTFCSEEFVFQTLLEDSPYQHTIVNDNLRFIDWSSKRGGDPAFLDETDFEKLRLSNAIFARKIRKIPTSPLLGLLKKHLKIESQMSENNI